GCTATCCTTACGCCCAGCTTCTGTCCACTGCCAAGGTGTTTTACTAGCCGATCCCACCGATAGCCAGCAAGCACTACAAACTCGTGGAACCCGTGTCGCTTGAGCCATTCAATCTGCCACTCGATGATAGGCTTCCCTGCAACCTCTACAAGGGGCTTGGGCCTGTTGCTCGTAAGCGGACGCAGCCTCTTACCAAGCCCACCAGCTAATATGACAGCTTTAGCCACAGCCACCACACCAGCAGAATAGGGAGATTATAGGCCCACCTATATAGACCCAAGCCCGGAAAGAGGCGGCCCTATTGGCTGCTATGCAACGGCCTCTCCCCTACTCTGTGCGTGTCGGCTCTATAGTGCAGCCCCGTTGGAGCATCTCTGGCAGCTTCTGCAGTACTAGCCTAGCTCCAGGTGTCAACCTTAGCTTTAGCGCCTCCACCAGTGGGACAAACGCAGCATCCTCGGCATCACTGGAGGCCCTGGGCTCTCCACCCTCATACTCGAAGACAACGTCTATTATCACGTAGTGGTGCCGTCTCCCATCAGGCCCCTCGGCTACCAGCTCGTGGATGTGTATCACGCCCAGAGGCCTAGCCCGGATACCCGTCTCCTCAAGGAGTTCACGAGCAGCAGCCTCTAGCAATGGCTCACCAGGCTCAACATGGCCGCCGGGAAAGCTCCAATAGCCCCGAAACGGGTCATACTTACGCCTAACCAGGAGAACCTCTAGTCCAGCGCTACCGCGGCGTACAACTATAGCGCCAACACCAAGCACAAGCCCAACGATAGGAGTCACGAACCCCTAACCCCCCACCCGGCATGATGGGTAGAAACCTTCTACCAAACCCGAAGAATCCCCCGCTATAATAAGAACACGGCGGGGCAGCCCGGGAGCAACCCCCGCCAGCTACGCGCTCATAACGACTACCCCTAAGCCCTTAACCCCAGAGAATCCCTTGCAAAACCTGGCCTTAGGCATCAACGTGGAGAGATCTGCTGGACACATATCCTTATAGTCCTTGCAGGTTCGGTTCAACACACAACCATCATCTACGCTGGTAGAGTTCTTGTCTTTACACGCATCACTCCGAGATAACGCGGAGAATACTGGCTTGCCGTGGATTGCCAAAACGTGGATAGGGGTGGACTCGGGTTAGGGGGTTAGGGCTAGGTGTAGCTCACCCATATCCTCTATGCTCCACTTCTTCGCCTTATCTGGCGGTGTTCCCAGCAGTGTTATCTTCTTCGCTCTTACCTCGCTCCTTATTAGATCCTCAAACCTCTTCACGGCCTCTAACACCTTGCCGGTAGCAT
This DNA window, taken from Hyperthermus butylicus DSM 5456, encodes the following:
- a CDS encoding NUDIX hydrolase, producing MTPIVGLVLGVGAIVVRRGSAGLEVLLVRRKYDPFRGYWSFPGGHVEPGEPLLEAAARELLEETGIRARPLGVIHIHELVAEGPDGRRHHYVIIDVVFEYEGGEPRASSDAEDAAFVPLVEALKLRLTPGARLVLQKLPEMLQRGCTIEPTRTE